The nucleotide sequence TGACGCCGTCGGCGTCACGCTCGATGCGCCGCACCGCCGCGCCGAGCCGGACCTCGCCGGCCAGCTGCCCGGCGACTGCGTCGGCGATCTGCTGCGTGCCGCCGGGGAAGTGGTCCTGCTGGGCGCCGCCCTGGACGTCGAGCATCGGGCCGATGCCGCCCGCCGCCTTCACGTACCGGACGGCGTGCAGCATCGAGACGTCGGCGGGTTCGCAGCCCCACGTCACGCGCGAGACGATGGCCATCAGGTCGCGCGTCGAGGCGCCCGCGTGCACCGACCGCAGCCACGCGTCGAGCGTCACCGCGTCGAGTCGCTCGGCGGCCGGTGACGTCCACGGCGCACTCACCGACAGGCCCCGGCCCAGCCGTTCGAACCGCCACTGGATCCGCGACACGTCGACCAGTTCGAGCAGCGACAGCTTCGGGATCGTGCTGCGGTAGGACCGCACCCGCCCGCGCCAGCGAATGAGGTTCTTGCCTCGGCCGTAGGTCGGCGCGGTGTCGCAGCCCACCTCGGCGGCCAGCGCGTGGACCGCGGTCTGGGTGGGACCGACGAACGTCGCACCGAGATCGACCGGCACCCCGGCCAGCGTGGCGGTGTGTGAGCGGCCGCCGACGCGGTCGCGGCCCTCGAGCACCACGACGTGGTGGCCGCTGCGCTCCAATTCCCGCGCTGCGGTCAGCCCGGCGAAACCGGCGCCGATCACGGCGACAACGGCCCCGGATGACGTGTCCACCCCACTAGGCTCTCACGCTGTGCGGGTGATGACGGCGCTGTTCGGACCGACGGATGCTCAGCAGCGGGCCGCGGCCCTGCGCGAGGCGGGCGCCAGCGGCGTCTTCACGTTCGAGGGCCCGCACGACGTGTTCACCCCGCTCACGCTGGCGTCCACCGTGGGCGGCCTGGACCTCATGACCAACGTGGCGATCGCGTTCCCGCGCAACCCCATTCACCTCGCACACCAGGCGATCGACCACCAGGTGCTCTCCGGCGGCCGGTTCACCCTCGGGCTCGGCACGCAGATCCGCACGCAGATCGAGAAGCGCTTCGGCGCCGCATTCGACCGCCCGGTGGCGCGGATGACCGAGCTGGTGGGCGCGCTGCGCGACATCTTCGCCACGTGGTCGACGGGGGAGCGGCTGGACTTCCGCGGCGAGTTCTACCGGCACACGCTGATGACGCCGAACTTCACCCCGCGCGTCATGCCCGAGACGCTGCCGCCGATCTACGTCGGTGCGCTCGGGCCGCGGCTCACCCGCGCCACCGCCGAGGTGGCCGACGGCCTGCTGGTCATGCCGTTCGGCTCCAAGCGCTTCCTGCACGAGGTGACCCTGCGCAACGTCACCGAGGGCCTCGCAGCGGCCGGGCGGGACCGCAGCGATCTCGCGATCGTGCCCGAGATCATCGTGTCGGTGACCTCGGACGCCAACCCCGACCACGCGTCCACGCGGCAACTGCTGGCCTTCTACGGGTCCACGCCGGCCTACCGGCCGGTGCTCGACACCCACGGCTGGGGTGACCTGCAACCCGAGCTGCACGCCCTGTCCAAGCAGGGCCGCTGGCGGGAGATGGGCGGGCTCATCGACGACGACGTGCTGCACACCATCGCCGCCTGCGGCACCCCGGCGCAGGTGGCCGCGCACATCGCCGACCGGGTGGCCGGCGTCGCGGACGACGTGTGCATCTACCAGCCCGGTCCGATCGACGTCGGCGCGCTCGCGCAGATCGTTGACGCGCTGCGGACGTGACCGCCTAGGGTGGGTGGTACGCAGCGGGACCAAGGAGGCTCTCATGGGCAGCGGTGACCCCCACCTCGACGCCGAGACCAGCACCGACACCGGCATTGAGGACGTCGACGTCCTGATCGTCGGCGCCGGTATTTCGGGCATCGGCGCGGCGTACCGGATCGCCGAACGCAACCCCGGCCTGCGCTACCTCGTCCTGGAACGGCGCGAGCGGATCGGCGGCACGTGGGACCTGTTCCGCTATCCCGGCATCCGCTCCGACAGCGACATCTTCACGCTGAGCTACCCGTTCGAGCCGTGGACCCGCCCGGAGAACGTCGCCGACGGCGCCGACATCCGCGAGTACCTGACCACCACCGCGCGCAAGCACGGCATCGCCCGCCACATCCGGTTCAACACCCACGTCACGTCGGCCGAGTGGGATTCCACCACCGACACCTGGACCTTGCGTACTCGCCCGGACGGCGCCGCCGGACCGGAGAAGGCGTACCGGGGCCGGTTCCTGTTCTGCGGTACCGGCTACTACAGCTACGACGACCCGCACCGCCCCGACTTCCCCGGCGTGGAGGACTTCACCGGACGGGTCGTGCACCCGCAGTTCTGGCCCGAGGACCTCGACACCACGGGCAAGGACGTCGTGGTGATCGGGAGCGGCGCCACCGCGATCAGCCTGGTGCCCGCCCTGTCCCGCACGGCCGCCCACGTCACCATGCTGCAACGCTCGCCGACCTACATGATGTCGATGCCGCGCATCGACCCGATGGTGCACGCGATCCGCAAGGTGCTGCCGCGCAAGGCCTCTCATGCGGTCGTCCGGCTGCGCAACGCGTGGTTCCACGTGCTGAGCTACTTCATGTTCCGCAAGCTGCCCAGGTTCGGCCGCTGGCTGGTCCGCAACCGGACCATCGCCGCCCTGCCGCCGGGCTACGAGGTGGACGTGCACTTCAAGCCGCGCTACGACCCGTGGGATCAGCGCATGTGCCTGGTGCTGGACCACGATCTCTTCGAGGACATCTCCGCGGGCCGCGCCTCGGTGGTCACCGACCGCATCGACCACTTCGACGCCGCCGGCATCGTGCTCGAGTCCGGGCAGCGGATCGACGCCGACGTCGTCGTCAGCGCCACCGGCCTCACGCTGCAGGCGCTCGGTGGCATCGCGCTGGTGGTCGACGGCCAACCGGTGAACCCCGCCGACCGGTTCGTCTACAAGGAGTACCTGCTCGAGGACGTGCCGAACATGGCGTGGTGCATCGGCTACACCAACGCGTCGTGGACGCTGCGCGCCGACATGACCGCCAAGGCCGTCGCGAAGCTGCTCGCCTACATGGGCGAGCGTGGCTACACCCACGCCTACCCGCACTTGGGGGACGCGGCCATCGAGGAGAAGCCCACGTTCGACCTCGAGGCCAACTACATCAAGCGGGCACCGCACGCCCTGCCGCGCTCGGGCACCCGGCGGCCGTGGCACGTCCGGCACAACTACGTGCTCGACCTGATCGACCACCGGTTCGACCACATCGAGGAGTCGATGGTGTTCGGCCGCGCGCCCGCACCCGCCGCCCACCCGGCGCAGGACCCGGCGGGCGCCGCGGTCGGCTGACGCTGTCGGTCAGTCCGTCAGTCGGTCAAGGCGATCCGCGCCGCCTCGGTGAGGCGACAGCCGCTGTCGGGCTGCTCGAACAGCACCTCGGCGCTGCGGCCCGACACGTGCAGGGCCGCAATGGTGTTGCCGAACAGCGGGCCGCTGAGGTTGCGCCACGTCAGTGGCAGCTGCGGCGAGCCGCTGCGCCGGGCCCACCAGCGGGTGACGCGGGCCGCCCGCGGTGACCACCCGAGACGGAACACCGGACGCACGAAGGCCGGCACGTAGTTGTGCACCGGCGAACACACCAGCTGGTGCACCCGGGTGCCGGGGGCACCGGGCAGTTCCGCCCGCGCGGCGTAGCTGTGGTGCACGTCGCCGGACAGCACGCTGATGCTCGCGGGTCCACGCTCGGGCTGCGACGCCGCCCGTGCGACCAGGTCGCTGAGCCGCAGGAACGACGCCAGGAACGCGGGCCAGTGCTCGAAGTCGGCGGCCTGGCGCACCTTCTCCGACAGCCGGCCGCGCAGACCGGGCCGGTTGGCGCCGGCCTCGTTGATGGTCTGCAGGTCGCCGATGGCGGGAGGCAGCAGCCACGGCAGGGAGGACCCGATGACGAGGT is from Mycolicibacterium grossiae and encodes:
- a CDS encoding flavin monoamine oxidase family protein, encoding MDTSSGAVVAVIGAGFAGLTAARELERSGHHVVVLEGRDRVGGRSHTATLAGVPVDLGATFVGPTQTAVHALAAEVGCDTAPTYGRGKNLIRWRGRVRSYRSTIPKLSLLELVDVSRIQWRFERLGRGLSVSAPWTSPAAERLDAVTLDAWLRSVHAGASTRDLMAIVSRVTWGCEPADVSMLHAVRYVKAAGGIGPMLDVQGGAQQDHFPGGTQQIADAVAGQLAGEVRLGAAVRRIERDADGVTVHTGTGTVRAAAVVIAVPPEHRAAIELSPALPEGYAQLAAAWPLGRLSKAYAAYPTPFWRTAGQSGQALSDEGPVFITFDVSPGDEGPGVLLGFTDARTFDPLPPERRRAAALQCFVDLFGDAAADPVDYLDHCWGAEEFAPGGPTAAVPPQAWTRHGRWLRAPVGNVFWAGTETADVWTGFLDGAVRSGLRAADEVHRYLAGDRTRS
- a CDS encoding TIGR03617 family F420-dependent LLM class oxidoreductase, with protein sequence MTALFGPTDAQQRAAALREAGASGVFTFEGPHDVFTPLTLASTVGGLDLMTNVAIAFPRNPIHLAHQAIDHQVLSGGRFTLGLGTQIRTQIEKRFGAAFDRPVARMTELVGALRDIFATWSTGERLDFRGEFYRHTLMTPNFTPRVMPETLPPIYVGALGPRLTRATAEVADGLLVMPFGSKRFLHEVTLRNVTEGLAAAGRDRSDLAIVPEIIVSVTSDANPDHASTRQLLAFYGSTPAYRPVLDTHGWGDLQPELHALSKQGRWREMGGLIDDDVLHTIAACGTPAQVAAHIADRVAGVADDVCIYQPGPIDVGALAQIVDALRT
- a CDS encoding flavin-containing monooxygenase is translated as MGSGDPHLDAETSTDTGIEDVDVLIVGAGISGIGAAYRIAERNPGLRYLVLERRERIGGTWDLFRYPGIRSDSDIFTLSYPFEPWTRPENVADGADIREYLTTTARKHGIARHIRFNTHVTSAEWDSTTDTWTLRTRPDGAAGPEKAYRGRFLFCGTGYYSYDDPHRPDFPGVEDFTGRVVHPQFWPEDLDTTGKDVVVIGSGATAISLVPALSRTAAHVTMLQRSPTYMMSMPRIDPMVHAIRKVLPRKASHAVVRLRNAWFHVLSYFMFRKLPRFGRWLVRNRTIAALPPGYEVDVHFKPRYDPWDQRMCLVLDHDLFEDISAGRASVVTDRIDHFDAAGIVLESGQRIDADVVVSATGLTLQALGGIALVVDGQPVNPADRFVYKEYLLEDVPNMAWCIGYTNASWTLRADMTAKAVAKLLAYMGERGYTHAYPHLGDAAIEEKPTFDLEANYIKRAPHALPRSGTRRPWHVRHNYVLDLIDHRFDHIEESMVFGRAPAPAAHPAQDPAGAAVG